A window of Pectobacterium carotovorum genomic DNA:
TGGTTTTGTCAGTGCCGTGCTCGGTCGCCATATAGCGCAGCGACACTGGGCTGGAGAAGCGGACAAAGCTATCGCGGCCTAGCCACAGGACGGCGAAGAATTTCTCAATACCGTTGAGCAAGCGCAGGTGTGGTGCTGCCTGAGCGTGGCCTTCCCGACCCGGAGAGCGCCCAAACATCACGGAAACCGGCACCATCTGTACGTCTAAATCTGGATTGGCACGGTGCAAATCCAGGTAGTCGTGGAACAGCTTGACGGATTTTTGCTTGGGAACGTAATAGCGGAAGACACGAGGCCCGTCATTAATAAAGACGTGGCTAGGAAGTTCGACGCCATTGAATTCGAACGACAGCGAAGGATCGGGTAGCCCCAATGCCAGGCATTTCGCACGTAGCGTCAAGAGATCCGCCTGAGAGTTATAAGGCAGAACATAGAGTATAGGACGTGAGGGATCTAACCCCAGCTCGACCACGGGATCTGCGGGAATAACTTTGCTCTTCACCAGCAGTTTCAGTGGGAGATTCAATAATTTATAGTAAATTTTACGCCAACCTGACATAACAACATGGAGCCTCTTGTTAGCAATGCGCCGCAAGGATACCAGAAACTGCGCCGGAGATCTGTGGTGATGAGACAACGTAGGTGCGTTAAAATGCGAACTATTTTGCATATACTCGTCATACTTCAAGTTGCATGTGCGTTGGCTGCGTTCACTCACCCGAATCACTTACTCCAGTAAGCTCATCGGGATTCGTTCTCTTGCCGCCTGCCTGAAACTCGAATTATTTAGCGTATAAATAATGGAGGATAAATGAATAAAGCAACGGGGATGACCCGGATTATTAAGGCGACCGGTTATTCCTTTAAGGGGCTGAAGCAGGCGTGGCAGCATGAGGCGGCATTTCGTCAGGAAACGATACTGACCTTTGTCGGCGTCATTATCGCGTGTTTACTGCCGGTTACGCTGGTCGAAAAACTGCTGCTGATCGGGTCTGTGGTACTGATTATGCTGTTTGAGCTGGCGAATAGCGCCATTGAAGCCGTGGTCGATCGCATTGGGCCTGAGCATCACGAATTATCCGGTCGGGCGAAAGATATTGGGTCGGCCGCTGTCTTTGTTGCCATCTTGTTAGCCGCTGTCGTGTGGGGCAGTATCCTCTGGCAACATTTTGCCTGACGGCGCGCATAAATGAGTAAAAGTCAGGGGCTTTGCCGATATCGTCATTCCCAATTGTGCCTTACCTGTATATACTCACAGCAAGACTGTATAAACAACCAGGGGGCGGAATGAAAGTATTAACAGCAAGGCAGCAGCAGGTTTATGACCTGATCCGCGATCATATTGCGCAAACCGGAATGCCGCCAACGCGGGCGGAAATTGCTCAACAACTAGGGTTTCGCTCTCCCAATGCGGCTGAAGAACATCTGAAAGCGCTGGCGCGTAAAGGTGTGATTGAAATTGTATCGGGCGCGTCTCGTGGTATTCGTCTGCTGATGGAAGAAGAGACGGGTATTCCTCTGGTTGGTCGCGTGGCCGCAGGTGAACCTCTGCTGGCACAGGAACACATCGAATGTCGCTATCAGGTTGACCCTGCGATGTTCAAACCCAGCGCTGATTTTTTGCTGCGGGTGAGCGGCATGTCGATGAAAAATATCGGTATTATGGATGGCGATTTACTGGCCGTGCATAAAACAGAAGATGTGCGAAATGGTCAAATTGTCGTCGCGCGTATTGACGATGAAGTGACGGTGAAGCGCCTGAAAAAGCAGGGCAATACGGTACACCTCCTCGCTGAAAATGAAGAGTTTGCCCCGATTGTTGTCGATCTGCGTCAGCAAAGCTTTTCGATAGAAGGCTTAGCGGTTGGCGTGATTCGCAACAGCGACTGGAGCTAACCATTCGCAGAGATGCACTGCTCGTCTGTCTGGGTCAGTGCATCATGTCCTGTATTCATCGTTTAGCGTGTTAATCTGCTAACCATATATATTTAGTTACATTTCGCGCGCATTTTCTACGATCCCTATTACCCTCTGTTTTTTCACTGCTTTTTGCGGTGATTTTCTCTTTCTCAACGTCCGTTCTAGTCACAGATTTCTAATTTTCCATGTTAAGTGAAATATTCGACTATAATTTTTATCAAGGTAAGCATTTTTATCTTGATTGATCGTTTGTCGATTGATCATTAGCCATCACATGTAGATAGCCCGGTAATCAAGGGAGACAGTGGCGAAGAGCACCGTCATGGTTCACAGAGTTATGATGCTGCTTACTGAATAAATCTATTTATCTGAAATTGACGCATAAGTCGGTAGTCACGATTTTTTATGCGCAATGCACCTAAGGTACGGAGATTATTATGAATAAAGACCAAGCCAGCGGTAACTGGAAACAGTTTAAAGGTAAAGCGAAAGAGCAATGGGGAAAATTAACGGATGACGATCTGACGGTCATCGAAGGTAAGCGTGACCAACTGGTGGGGAGAATCCAGGAGCGTTACGGGTACGCAAAAGAAGCGGCAGAGAAAGAAGTGAAACACTGGGAAGAGCACCACAAATATCACTGGTAGCTATCGCTGGTGATAAAGGTGATGTCTCTCCACAGAAAAAACGATAGCCCTTGGGCTATCGTTTTTTAATGGGAACAGTATGTTTTAATGGGAACAGTATGGGCGTGATCGCCATGAGCCGATTGCTGCCGAAGGCGATGAACTTGTGCGAGCGTTATCTTAATCGGTGACGGCACTGTGCATCGTGTTGCTGAAAGCCTTCGAGACCGCCTTTCATGATAACCAACTGGCTAACGCCTTCAAGCATCAAGGAATGATGGCCACTGCTTCGATCTCGAATAATGCTCCTTCGACCACCAACTTTGAAATTTCTACAGTTGTGCTCGTCGGTGGAGTCTTCGTATTGACAAAGCTGTCCCGCACCTCTCGGAGCACCGGGATTTGGTTCTTGGCATCTGTCATGTACATGTTGATCTTCACGACGTTTTCCCATGTGGCGCCCACAGATTCAAGCGACGTTTTGACGTTCTGAAATGCCTGGTGGGCCTGTGCCCTGAAGTCTCCAGGCTCGCCCGCCATCTTTCCGTCAGGCAGAAAGCCCAACTGACCCGCGACAAAAACCATCCGCTGCCCGCTGGGGACGACTGCGACGTGTGAATATCCGAATGGTTTGGCGACGCCAGGAGGGTTGGAGAAGGTCACGCTCTGTGCATTGGCACTTTCAACCGCAACGAAAGCCATCGCTGCCACACGCTAGCATGATCAGCAAGAATCAATAATAAGCTATCGTTCGGCGGTCTGCGTGCGATCTTAAGGATAGACCGCGATCCAAAGGGCGTGACGTCATGAAACCAACGACATAAACGTCGTAATTCTGGTCCGAAGCGATCAAACGGGTACTGGCGCAGGGATTAACGCCAGAGAAAGCGGCACATCGTGATGCCCTAAGAGATGGGGTGCGCATCCAAGCTGCGTAAAGAATGGGCTATCGTTTTTTAATTGGAACCGTATGGTCGTGATCGCAATGATCCGGCTGTTTGCATGAGGCAACTTCCTGACAGCCTCCACACAAGCCGTGTGCTTCCACCACGCTGTGACGCAGCGTAAATCCTGACTGCTGTGCCAGACTGCGTAATGTTTCTTCGACACCTTCGGTTTGACGTTCGGTGACTTGCCCGCAGCGGTCGCAGATGAAAAGGGCGGACGTGTGGCTGTGGTCCTCGATATGGTGACACAGCACATAGCTGTTGTTGGATTCGACGCGATGAATGAAGCCTTGTTCCAGCAGAAAATCCAGTGCGCGATAGACGGTCGGCGGTTTCGCCTGAGGCTCGGAAACGCGCAGCAGATCCAACAGGTCATAAGCGCTGATAGCACCGGACTGCTGTGCCATAAGGCGTAAAACCTCTAACCGCTGTGGCGTGAGACGCACAGCGCGCTGCTGACAAATCTGTTCAGCCTGGGCAAGAAGTTTGTCCTGTTTGGTTGAATCCATTGTCATATCACCCTGACGCATTGAGGAACAAGGCGGATATCTTACCACGACTGAATAAAAACGCCGAACTGGAGGCGTTTTCCTGCAAAAACAGCGGACAGAAGCGCTACACGACCAGATCGATGAGCAGCGCCCGCAAAGGCGACTCTGCCTGTAGCGTCAACGCCGTTTCTTCCTTAATGAAGGCGCCGTCGCCGCAGTGTAGTGTTTCACTGTTCTGATTGCCTTTTACTGCCATTGAACCGTGGATCAGCTGGAGGTATGCCTGATTTCCCTGTAGCGCGATTGTGCTTTGCTCATTCTGCTGGAGATCGACATGATGAACCCAAACCTGCTGGCGCAGTTGCAGGCTATTGTGTTCACCTTCTGGTGATGCAAGCAGCGTATGGTTTACTGAATTCAACCCCATGCGCTGCAACGGGCTGTTCTCGCGAGTCTGGCAGGCATTCAGCCATAATTGCAGACGCGTCAGCGGTTTGTTGGCACTGGTATTATGTTCGCTATAGCTGACATTTGGCTGAGTCGCGAGCAGCAGCACATCTCCGGCTTTCGCCTGAATGTGGCAACCGTTGCTGTCGCGGTATTCCGCTTCGCCCTGAAGAATAATGTTCAGAATATCAACCCGTGGGTAGGTTCGTGGCTGGAATGATGCCCCCGGTGCCAATACTTCCTGATTGAGCACGCGCAGAGACGCGTAGCCCAGCAACTGTGGGTCAAAATAGTGACCAAAAGAAAAGGTATAGCGCGCCTGCAACCAGCCATAGTCGGCCTGGCCACATTGCCCCGCAGCTCTTCGTGTGATCATAATTGTTATCCCTCCAGAGAATTATTTATTGAACTGATAGTAATTGTGTGGACGTTGGATTGTTAGCTAGTTAATCTGGTCGGTATATTCAAAATTCCTGAATGAGTACGAAGATGGCGAAAGAACGAGCATTGACGCTGGAAGCGTTGAGGGTGATGGATGCGATCGATCGTCGTGGCAGCTTTGCCGCTGCGGCAGATGAGCTGGGTAGGGTGCCTTCGGCACTGAGCTATACCATGCAGAAACTGGAAGAAGAGTTAGATGTTGTGCTGTTCGATCGTTCTGGACATCGTACTAAATTCACGAATGTTGGACGCATGTTGTTGGAACGCGGACGTATCTTGCTGGAAGCCGCAGATAAGCTCACCACCGATGCTGAGGCGCTAGCGCGCGGTTGGGAAACGCACTTGACGATTGTGACGGAAGCCTTGATTCCGACTCAGCGGATTTTCCCATTAATCGATAAGCTGGCGCTTAAAGCCAATACGCAGGTATCGATTCTGACTGAAGTGCTGGCTGGGGCGTGGGAGCGTCTTGAGCAAGGACGCGCCGATATTGTGATTGCGCCGGACATGCATTTTCGCGCGTCTTCTGAAATGAATACCCGCAAGCTGTACACGATGAATAACGTTTATGTCGCCAGCCCGGAGCATCCGATTCATCAGGAGCCTGAACCGCTGTCGGATGCAACCCGGGTGAAATACCGTGGGATTGCGATGGCAGACACCGCGCGTGAACGACCAGTACTGACTGTACAACTGTTGGATAAACAGCAGCGTCTGACAGTGAGTTCGCTGGATGATAAACGGCGTGCGTTGTTGGCTGGGTTAGGCGTCGCGACCATGCCGTATCAGATGGTTGCGCAAGATATTGCCGAAGGGCGTTTACTGGTGGTTGGCCCAGAGCATCAGATGGAAAGCCAGATTATTATGGCGTGGCGGCGAGACAGCATGGGCGAGGCGAAATCCTGGTTCCTGCGTGAAATTCCAAAACTGCTGAACCAGCCCTAAATCCTGCATTTTCTGCGGCAAGGTGTGGCTCCACACCTTGCCTCTGCACTTCATTATGTCAGTATAAATCGACAAACGTCTTATCACGGTGGTGAGGCTGGTTCAGATCTTGCTCTGGACCCAGCGAAATCACGCCATGAGGATTAATCGTGCCGTGGCTACGATAGTAGTGGTGACGAATATGCGCCATATCGACGGTATCGGCGATACCGGGCATCTGATAAATATCACGCAGGAAACCGAACAGATTAGGGTAATCGCTCAGGCGATATTTATCGCATTTAAAATGCGTGTGATAGACCGGATCGAAACGGATCAACGTCGTCCACAGCCGCAGGTCGGCTTCGGTTAACTGCTCACCCGTCAGATAGCGCTGTTTTGCCAGAATGCTTTCCAGATCGGATAACGCGGCGAAAACGGTCGTGGCGGATTCATCATAGGCTGACTGGCTTGTCGCAAAACCGGCTTTGTACACACCGTTATTGACCTTGTCGTAAATCCAGCCGTTCAATTCGTCAATCTGAGCGCGTAGCGCTTCTGGGTAATAATCTCCCGCCGTTGCTCCCACGCCATCAAAAGCGCTATTCAGCATGCGGATGATATCGGCAGATTCGTTACTGACGATGGTGTGCTGCTCGGTATCCCACAGGACAGGCACGGTCACCCGACCGCTGTAGTCTGGCATGGCGTGCAGGTAGAGCTGGTAGAGGAATTCATGCTGATAGAGTGAGTCACCCGTCGCAGCTTCAAAATTGGTACCGAACGTCCAGCCATGATCGAGCATGAGCGGATGAACCACCGAAACGGCGATGTGATCTTCTAACCCTTTCAATTGCCGCATAAGCAGCGTGCGGTGTGCCCACGGGCAGGCGAGTGAAACGTAGAGATGATAACGGCCGGACTGGGCAGGGAAGCCACCTTTGCCGGTGAGGCCTGGGGCGCCATCGGGCGTTACCCAGTTGCGGAATGCAGATTCTGAACGCTTAAAATGGCCGCCGGTAGATTTGGTTTCATACCAGGTATCGTGCCATACGCCGTCAACCAGTTGTCCCATAAATCCTCCGTGAGTGAGTGATGATAAAACGACGGCAAGCCTTGTGTGCTTGCCGTCTCATTCGTTATTCGACTATTAAGTGTAGTACAGGCCGGAAAAGGCTTGTCTTACCACTTTTTGCCCAGCAGGCGGTCGATACTGAATGCGCCTGGGCCAGTTACAGCGAGCAGGAGGTAGCCGCCAGCGATGGTCAGGTTTTTCATGAACATCAGTTGGTTCATGCCTTCCGCAAAGTTAGAGTGGAAAATCAATGCAGTCAGCAGCGTAAAGCCGGCAGTGAACAGCGCGACAGTACGCGTCAGCAGACCGAACAGAACCGCCAGACCACCACCCAGCTCCAGCAGAATGGTCAGCGGCAGCAGGAAGGTCGGCACGCCCATCGCCTGCATGTATTGTTGTGTGCCTGCATAGGCATCACCCAGCTTACTGTAACCTGCAACGATAAACAGAATTGGCATTAAGATACGTGCAACCAGCAGTGCAGTACTTTCTAAATTTTTCATCATCTCTCCAATTAATTTTGTTGTGGGCTATATTGCCCTGTTTTGTTTGTTGTAGCAGGTGTGGTCTGAAAACTTGGCCCGCCATCAGGTTATGGGCAGATAGTATAGAGAGATGATTTACGCTGCCAGCGAGTATAATTGTTGCTTTATTTCAGAAAAATTGATGTTCAGTGAAACGTGCAAGAACGCGCTATAATGACGTGAGCGCGTCAGGCAACGGTAAGATAAGCAGTGTCGTTATGCAGGGTAGGCAACTGAGGTGATGGAAGGGCTTAGGGACGTTGGTCAAACGTTTTACGCACGAGCTTGAAGGTTCCCCACAGCCCGACGAGGCGGCGTCCCCAGCGGATCATGCGGCTAGGATGGCGCACGCCATAGAGCGCCACGAGGCTAGAGCCAACGATCCAGTATTTACGCCACTGCATTAGACTTTGCCAGCTACGATCGTAACGGGCGGTGCTATCCAGCCAGTGTTTTTTACCTGCCGATAAATCCAGCCGCTGCTGCTGTATCTGGCGCAGTAGCTGGGCTTTTTCTCTGTCTCGCTGCTGACGCTGGTTCACTTGGGATCTTCCTCCAGCAGCGATCTGTCGGTCGCCAGCTCTTTACGCGTTGCTTTGAGCAAGGTGGAGCGACGTACCTTCACGAGTGTCCATATACCGCCTATCAGCGCCAGTCCGAGCAATGTGGCGGTAATACAGCCCAGCGCAAAGAGACGATATTGCGGATCGATGCCCCAGATGATCAGCGCAATCAGACTCATAATGCCAAAAGCGGCAAAAAGCAGCGTCAGGCCGACCATAATCAGCAATTGAATCAGATTGGCTTTCTCTTCCTCTAATTCAATGACGGCCAGTCGAACACGGCTTTCTACCATGCTGACAATAATGGAGATGATGCGTTGAGCAGAAGCCATGACCCCGCTTGCGGGGCCTTGTTGTGATTTATCCGTCATAACGATCCGCTAAGTCATAACAAGCCGCTAATTAGCGACGAGACAGCAGGACGCCAAGTACGACACCGACTGCTGCGCCAATGCCGACACCAGTCCACGGGTTCTGGCGTACATAATCGTCCGCAGATTCAACCGCTTCTTTGGTTTGGGAAGCGATGCGCTCACCGGTATCGCTCAGGCGACTGCGGGTTTCTTTCAGCGCGCTTTCTGCCTTATTACGCAGCTTGTCGAGTTCCGCTTTAGATTTATCGCTGGAGGTGCTTAATACTTCTTCCAGCGTGTCCGCCAGTGATTTCAATTCGGCGCGTAGGTACTCAGAATTTTGATCTTTAGCCATATTAATAACCCTTCATGTTATAAACCTGAACGTTAACTATAGCTGAAGCTGAGATTTATGCTGCCCCAAACGGTACGGACAATTCTGATAACTCGCTGTAAATTTTAGTGATTTGGTTTTTGAATACAAAATGAACAGTAATCGTGTGTTTTTTAGGGGCAATGTGGTGATGGGCTATTGCGACGTGCCACGTTCTGCGGCGCGCAATTCCTGCTCGGCTTCAGCCAGCTTTCTTTCGCGCTTGAGAATCTTCTCTGCGTCATCCCCTTTATGGCGGCTTTCATTCAGTTCCTGCCGCCGTTCAGCAACGTCTTTGCGTTTCTCCGCAATGGCTTCCTGACGTTTCTCTGCTAATCCGGCATCCGTACAGTGGGTTTTCACGCCGTCCAGCGCCTTCTCTAATCCATTGATGCGGTTCTGATTGCCGTGCTTACGTGCTTCATCGATTTGACGCTGAATATCCTGCGCTTTCTGCTGACAGGTTTCCACCTGATTGGTGGCACTCGCCAGCACGTGACCGGAAAGCAGGACAGATAATGCAATGATGGATGGAAATAGTTTCATCTTCGTCACCCCAGTTTGGATTGTTTCTGTGTCAGTTTCTGCTGCCAGAACGGTGTCGGGGCTGCCGCTTGTTGCGCGGTAATTGTGACTTTAGGTAGAGACAAACGCAGGACATCTCTGGCAGCGATACTTTGTTCTGGCGAGGCCAGACGGACGATCAGGCTATCTTGCTCTGGTGTAATGCTTTTGATCGCAATCCCTTTTTCATTGAGACGCTGATACACGTAAAAGCCATCTGGTAATGCGGCACCATCATAAGGCTTGATGTGTAGCATAGCATCGTCCTGAGAATGGCGCGGTGACTGTGACTGCGTCAATGCAATCATCGGCAGCGCAAGCAATAGCAGTATTCGAGCTGCTTTCCTGGAGAAGAGCCTAGAGAATAACCCGCTGATTGACACGGTTAGCTCCCTTTTTCAGCGTTATCTGCTTTAGCGTCACGTTTTTTACGCCACAGGACAAAAAGCGATCCAAACAGGCCGATAAACAGCAGGGCTAGCGGCAGTATCATCAGGCAGAGCATCAGCTCGTCTTCATATTTCAGGAAGACGGTTGTTTTCCCTAAGGCGTAGCCCAGCGTAACCAGAATAAACACCCACAGGAACCCGCTCATCCAGTTGAAGAACTGAAAGCGCGCGTTATTCAGGCCTGACAAGCCTGCGATGGTGGGTAATAACGTTCTGACAAAAGCCAGAAAGCGGCCAACTAATAGTGCGGACAGACCATGACGATGGAAGAGTTGGTGGGCGCGTTGGTGATAGTGCGCGGGCAAATGTGATAGCCAACCCTGAACCACTCCCGTATTGCCAAGCCATTTCCCCTGAATATAGCTTGCCCAACAGCCGAGGCTGGCGGCCGTCGTCAGGAGAAATATCGTAAAAGGGTAATTCATTGTGCCCTTGGCGACGAGGACGCCGACCAAAATGAGCAGGCTATCGCCGGGCAGGAAAGCGGCGGGGAGCAGGCCATTTTCCAGAAAGATAATCAGAAACAGTAATATGTAGATGGTCCATACCAGCTTCGGGTCGGCTAAAATATCGAAATCCTGATGCCAGAGTGCGTTTAACAGTTCTTTGATTAATTCCATCCGGTATTCCTAATACTGCTGTTGCATTTTAGCCTTGGCGACAATCACGCGTCTGGACATGATAAGAATGAATACAGTGTTAATCCCGTCATAATTCAAGTTGCCTGAAACTTGAATTATGACGGGTATATCAGGGCGCAGGATTATGATTTTTTTTATGATCTCTGTTTTTTCTGCCCGATAGTGACGCTGGTGTCTGACTTGATGCTCACTTTCGCTGCGAACCTGATAAACAGGCAGCTTGCGGATTGTTTGGTCTTGGTAGACTTTGCATCCAAAGCGACGGATTAAGCGTAAGAAAGACGCGTTAACTGTAACAAAATAGGTGTTACTGAGACAGAAAAATATTACGACAACTGAGGCGATTTAGGGGGATTTTTCGAGGAAGAGTTGTGATTTCTGCGATATTTTACACTCGCTGACAGAAATCAACGTTTTCTGACTTTTTTCCGTTGGTTCAAAAATTCCCCCCTGCGCTCAAAACAAGGGGGAGGATGCCTATTTAGGGCTTGCCCGTGTGTATCTGGTCGAGGTGGACGACCGGATTTTCGGCGAACATATAGCGGTCGACGTTAAACTCGAAATCATCCGTCGTGGCGCGAAACAGCATCTGTTTGGTATTTTCCAGATGTTGCCACATGGCCAGTTTGGCTGCATAAGGATCTTTGCGAATCAGTGCCTTAAGGATACGATCGTGTTCCTCGCACCAGCTTTCAATCGACTTGTCGTCAATGTGCTCATGCAGCTTGCGCCAGTAGGGATTGTGGATCCGTTGGCTCCACATTTTCTCGACGATGGTCGCCATCGCGGAGTTCTGTGTTGCCAGCGCGACCTGAACGTGGAATTTGAGATCCCACTGAGAATCACGGAAGCGATCTTCTTGCCGTGCGTATTCCTGAATTTCCATCAGTTGGATGATGTCCTGACGGGTTACCTGCGTGGCCGCAAATTCGGCAATGTTGCTTTCAATAAGTTGGCGAGCCTGAAGCAGCTCAAAGGGGCCAGCGGCGACGAATTCACTATCACTGCTATTAATGAACGGGTTTTTCTGCTGATTGGAAATAACGTGAATGCCTGAACCTTTGCGTACTTCAACGTACCCTTCGACTTCCAGCATGATGATGGCTTCGCGCACCACGGTGCGGCTGACGTTCATTTCTTCAGAAATATAGCGCTCTGCCGGTAATTTTTCGCCGACCTGATATATACCACTTTCAATGCGCTGTTTTAATTCTGCGGCTAGCTGCTGGTATAGCCGTCGGGGTTCAGTGAGTGCCATGATGATGTCTACTCTCGATAGATGACGGTCCATGTGCCACGTCAGGGCCTGAGTGTCTATCTCGTTAATCTTTGAGGGATGATTTGTTATACCACTTAATCATAGCAGCAACCAATGTTGTGGTCACAGTTATCGCAGTGTGTTATCGGAGGGAGGTGGCTCACCCAGTCGCAGATCATACCGGATGAGCCAGGATAATGCAGGGATTATCAGTGCTGGTTGGCTTCTTTCAGCGTTTCCGCCGCCGCAGCGACTTCTGATGCCGGTTGGTTTTTCAACACCGTCCAGATGACGACGGCACCTAACAGGTCAAAGACGGCCAGTGCAGCAAACAGCGGGCTGAAGCCCAGCGTATCGGCCAGCGCGCCGACAACCAGTGCAAACATGGTACTTGCCATCCAGGCTGCCATGCCGGTCAAACCGTTCGCGGTAGCCACTTCATTACGGCCAAATACGTCAGATGACAGGGTAATCAGCGCGCCGGACAGCGACTGATGCGCAAAACCACCGACGCACAGCAGGGCGATGGCGACATAAGGGCTGGAGAACAGCCCGATCATGCCCGGTGCAATCATTAGTACCGCACCCATCGTGACGACCATTTTGCGGGAAACGATCAGATTCACTTTGAAATGTTTCTGGAACAGCATTGGCAAGTAACCGCCCAGAATACAGCCGATATCGGCGAACAGCATTGGCATCCAGGCGAACATGGCGATTTCTTTCAGGTTAAAGCCGTAGGCTTTAAACATGAACAGCGGGATCCACGCATTGAAGGTTCCCCAGGCGGGTTCAGCCAGGAAACGCGGCAGTGCGATACCCCAAAACTGACGGTTACGCAGGATCTGCCAGGCAGACATTTTCTTCGCGTTATTAGTCTGATGCTGTGCTTCTTGCCCGCTAAGAATGTAGTCACGTTCTTCGTCGCTGAGTTTTTTCTGATCTTTCGGATGCTTATAGAAAACGAGCCAGCAGATGGCCCAGATCAGGCTTAGCGCACCGGTAATGATAAAGGCCATTTCCCAGCTGTGTGCCACAATCGCCCAGACCACCAGTGGTGGCGCGATCATGGCGCCGATGGATGACCCCACGTTGAAGTAACCTACCGCAACAGAGCGCTCTTTTGCCGGGAACCATTCGCTGCTGGCTTTCAGGCCCGCAGGGATCATGGCCGCTTCTGCCATACCCACCGCGCCGCGGGCGATCGCTAAACCCCCCCAGCTATTTGCCAGCGCGGTGCCCATACAGAAGATGGCCCACAGAATGGCGAACATGGCATAGCCGATTTTTGTGCCCAGCAAATCCAGCACATAGCCAGCGATAGGCTGCATAATGGTATAACAAGCTGAGTAGGCAGCAACGATGTAAGAATACTGCTGTGTAGTAATGTGTAACTGATCCTGTAGCGTCGGTGCGGCGACAGATATTGCATTACGCGTCAGATATCCCAGCACGGTGCCAATGGTCACCAGGCCGATCATATACCAGCGTAATCCTTTGATTTTACGCATTTACTTTCTCTCCGAGTCAATAAAAACACCGTGGTGGCTCTTGAGTGGCGTCACGGTGTGATGTGTCTTGTGATGTTGTACGACACGTTTTTTTGTTGTGCTGAACAGGAAAACCCTTCTCTTTGTGAGATAGCGATTGAATCCCTGCTTAAGGCAGCGCTACAATAATTTGTCATACAAC
This region includes:
- a CDS encoding diacylglycerol kinase, whose product is MNKATGMTRIIKATGYSFKGLKQAWQHEAAFRQETILTFVGVIIACLLPVTLVEKLLLIGSVVLIMLFELANSAIEAVVDRIGPEHHELSGRAKDIGSAAVFVAILLAAVVWGSILWQHFA
- the lexA gene encoding repressor LexA: MKVLTARQQQVYDLIRDHIAQTGMPPTRAEIAQQLGFRSPNAAEEHLKALARKGVIEIVSGASRGIRLLMEEETGIPLVGRVAAGEPLLAQEHIECRYQVDPAMFKPSADFLLRVSGMSMKNIGIMDGDLLAVHKTEDVRNGQIVVARIDDEVTVKRLKKQGNTVHLLAENEEFAPIVVDLRQQSFSIEGLAVGVIRNSDWS
- a CDS encoding CsbD family protein, which encodes MNKDQASGNWKQFKGKAKEQWGKLTDDDLTVIEGKRDQLVGRIQERYGYAKEAAEKEVKHWEEHHKYHW
- a CDS encoding RidA family protein; protein product: MAFVAVESANAQSVTFSNPPGVAKPFGYSHVAVVPSGQRMVFVAGQLGFLPDGKMAGEPGDFRAQAHQAFQNVKTSLESVGATWENVVKINMYMTDAKNQIPVLREVRDSFVNTKTPPTSTTVEISKLVVEGALFEIEAVAIIP
- the zur gene encoding zinc uptake transcriptional repressor Zur gives rise to the protein MDSTKQDKLLAQAEQICQQRAVRLTPQRLEVLRLMAQQSGAISAYDLLDLLRVSEPQAKPPTVYRALDFLLEQGFIHRVESNNSYVLCHHIEDHSHTSALFICDRCGQVTERQTEGVEETLRSLAQQSGFTLRHSVVEAHGLCGGCQEVASCKQPDHCDHDHTVPIKKR
- a CDS encoding pirin family protein; this translates as MITRRAAGQCGQADYGWLQARYTFSFGHYFDPQLLGYASLRVLNQEVLAPGASFQPRTYPRVDILNIILQGEAEYRDSNGCHIQAKAGDVLLLATQPNVSYSEHNTSANKPLTRLQLWLNACQTRENSPLQRMGLNSVNHTLLASPEGEHNSLQLRQQVWVHHVDLQQNEQSTIALQGNQAYLQLIHGSMAVKGNQNSETLHCGDGAFIKEETALTLQAESPLRALLIDLVV
- a CDS encoding LysR family transcriptional regulator, encoding MAKERALTLEALRVMDAIDRRGSFAAAADELGRVPSALSYTMQKLEEELDVVLFDRSGHRTKFTNVGRMLLERGRILLEAADKLTTDAEALARGWETHLTIVTEALIPTQRIFPLIDKLALKANTQVSILTEVLAGAWERLEQGRADIVIAPDMHFRASSEMNTRKLYTMNNVYVASPEHPIHQEPEPLSDATRVKYRGIAMADTARERPVLTVQLLDKQQRLTVSSLDDKRRALLAGLGVATMPYQMVAQDIAEGRLLVVGPEHQMESQIIMAWRRDSMGEAKSWFLREIPKLLNQP
- a CDS encoding glutathione S-transferase family protein gives rise to the protein MGQLVDGVWHDTWYETKSTGGHFKRSESAFRNWVTPDGAPGLTGKGGFPAQSGRYHLYVSLACPWAHRTLLMRQLKGLEDHIAVSVVHPLMLDHGWTFGTNFEAATGDSLYQHEFLYQLYLHAMPDYSGRVTVPVLWDTEQHTIVSNESADIIRMLNSAFDGVGATAGDYYPEALRAQIDELNGWIYDKVNNGVYKAGFATSQSAYDESATTVFAALSDLESILAKQRYLTGEQLTEADLRLWTTLIRFDPVYHTHFKCDKYRLSDYPNLFGFLRDIYQMPGIADTVDMAHIRHHYYRSHGTINPHGVISLGPEQDLNQPHHRDKTFVDLY
- a CDS encoding DoxX family protein; its protein translation is MKNLESTALLVARILMPILFIVAGYSKLGDAYAGTQQYMQAMGVPTFLLPLTILLELGGGLAVLFGLLTRTVALFTAGFTLLTALIFHSNFAEGMNQLMFMKNLTIAGGYLLLAVTGPGAFSIDRLLGKKW
- a CDS encoding YqjK-like family protein, coding for MNQRQQRDREKAQLLRQIQQQRLDLSAGKKHWLDSTARYDRSWQSLMQWRKYWIVGSSLVALYGVRHPSRMIRWGRRLVGLWGTFKLVRKTFDQRP
- a CDS encoding phage holin family protein → MTDKSQQGPASGVMASAQRIISIIVSMVESRVRLAVIELEEEKANLIQLLIMVGLTLLFAAFGIMSLIALIIWGIDPQYRLFALGCITATLLGLALIGGIWTLVKVRRSTLLKATRKELATDRSLLEEDPK
- a CDS encoding DUF883 domain-containing protein, with product MAKDQNSEYLRAELKSLADTLEEVLSTSSDKSKAELDKLRNKAESALKETRSRLSDTGERIASQTKEAVESADDYVRQNPWTGVGIGAAVGVVLGVLLSRR